The sequence AGTTGGACGGAATATTTGTTAAAACGTGTCTGGACGAGCCACGTCCCAAAACTTTCCCGTGTGTACTCGTGGGCTGGCAACAGTTTGCTTAGCGGCGCGCTGGCGGGAGTTGGCGGACAAAGGTCAACCGGCATCACGTGAGGAGGAGGAAATAAGTTATCCTACATCGCCATCTGATTGGCCAATAGTTTAATTGCTTTATAAGTTATCCTCTATCGCCATCTGATTGGCCAATAGTTTAATTGCTTTGTCGATTGCGTCAGAAAACTTTGGGATATAATTTTAGTTTGCTGATAAAGAAATTTGTATCTAACGTTACGGATTTGGAACGCAAATGTTGTACAGGGGAGTACACAGAGCCAATACACAATTTGCGTCATATGGAATAAGTAGCGTCAAAATTTAGTTTTAGCGATAGTGAATAATTTCGTCAGATGCTTACGAAATTTGTGATTATTGATAACATTAAAGATTAGCAACGCAAATGGTGTGAGAACATAATGTTGAATGATTATAATTTGAGtcttttattcaaatatttgtgaatgtttatcaGCACGATTTTCAACGCAACGGGCACCCTTGCTTATCGGCAAGATAAAATAATGGATTGATTTTTGCGATGCTACAATTGCAACGGCgcaaatgacaatttttttcatgaaatgaGAAAGAGGGGCAGACCCGGTAGCGCTAAAATAGGAAGATAATGTTAACCAGATGTTAACGATGACAAAGTGGACAAGACAGTTAAACATGGTTAACGTAGGGAAAGCAGAAAGAGTGACATAAAACATTCTGCACGAAGTGTTGGCCTCATATTCtagaaagaaaatgtaaaaccgCATCACACCACACAATGTGTTGTAAGTTACTTTCGCTAAACCAGtaaatgtaatgatatttcaATAACATGACGTTGTGATGCGAGAGAGCTCTGGCCCTGACATAAAATCATCAATTTGCTTTCATCAATTTGCTTACATGAGATAAAGTTAAGTAAGAGTAACGATGACAAAATAACAACACGACAATGAAATGGTATATGCCAACACAGCATTTACTTTATTAGTCAAACAGTGACAACGTAAAAGcagctgtaacgttatgtaactTGCGCAGCAGCGTCATCTAGCCATCAAGCACATAAATGCATATGCCAGGCATAAGTACATTCTTAGCTGACAACACTACAACGAACTATTTGCTGGGTTCTTGTAGTTCTCTAACTTTTACAGTTCAGCCTTATCAAGAAATCAACAATGGTGAGGTTATGTAACGCGAGCCTTGCTGGGTAACACTGACAACTCGGTTGCCATAATGACGTTTCCACGTACGGTCCGCTCCCTTCACAATGTCCGAAGAATTAGGTAACTACGTATAAGTACGGCATACCGTGGAACAACTCCACCCAGACTCAGTTGTACATCAGCTCTGTGATGGACCTACGAGCCATATTCATACAGTTTCCATCTCAAGTGTCTGCCAGTATACCGTCTCCCCTCAGCCTTCAACGGTAAAGCAATGGCAATTCCTACCGCATGGAAACATTTCCCACTATTTAGAAAAAGTCCGGTCGGTGCCTGTCTACTCGGTCTCCACAACATTGAGATAGTAGGTTCCTCGTATCAACGACGTTCGGCGTACACAACTGGCTGTCTTTGAGTTGCAATACGGTCCTCTACGGTGGTGTGGAAGGCCTGTTCAAGTTTGTGTCAACACCGACGAACTGTCCAAAACTCCTCGACTTCTTTGGCGTGCATTCGGGTGATCTGTCGCTGCGATATGGACATACAGCGTCACCATGACTTGAAAGCTGCGGAGAAAGCCGCGGAAGTTTTTTGTAGTCGATCTTCGGCTAGCTTCGTGTACACCATCTCGTCCGCCTCCTGTTCGAGTCGAAGGTAGCCTGACAActagcgctcctagcggccgagAGCTTAACACAGGCTAGTGTCGAAGGGTGACATGTCGGAGTTGCTTCTCTCAGTAGTGGATGGCCTGTTCATATTGATTGTCGACGAGACCGCACTGTCCAAGGCGCTCCTCGACCTCTTGGCCGTGCCCAAAGGCGATCTGCCGCTGTAGATGATGGACGTATAACGCCACCTGTCGGTTCCATGACATTACTACCAGTGCAGAACATCTAACGTTACCACCAACATTCCCAGAGTAAAAAACGTCTGGTTGAAGTGGTGGCTTTCTGTCCTGCAGGCCCCCTGGTACTTTTGTCAAGTCACCATCTACCCACCGGCGTACCACACCGACAACATCTCACCAAGGCTACGGAGAAAGCTGCGGAAGTTCTTGAGCCGCTGCTTCTCCTTTTTCTCCATGACGTCGGCCTCGTGTTCGAGCCGGAGGGTGATAAGAGTGAGTCGCTTCTCTCTCTCAAGCTCACACGCTCCTCTTCGGTCCCAACTCTCCATCGCGCGGAGGTGGCGGAAGATGATTCTCCTGCTTTTCCTGACGCGAAACAGCTTCTTGACGACAGTCACGGCTCTCTCCATCCACACAGCCTTCAGGTAGCCGTGTTTCTTAAAGATAGCACGTGCCTGCTCTCGTAGATCTCTCTCGCTGACGGACAGGTCTGCCACGTGGTTCAGCAGAAGCCTGTTCTCCTCCTCGCGGGACCAGGGCGTACCTTCTCCGTAGAAGGAGTGGTCGATAATGGTTTCTAGAACCTGCACAACAGCTTcctgcagaaaaacaacaacatttgatGAAGTACTTTAAACTTCAAACATtatcaaaatcaacatggcagccaAGTAAATGTATTCAATGCTGAATTGCGTTGACTTTCATTCGCACAGTCTGAGAAAGGTGTCCGTTAAAAACTGAATTGCATTGTAGCAACGAATAAAAAGACTAGGCTTGGATATAAGCATGTCTTGTTTGTAAAATTAAAGCTACTAGATAAGTGAACGGTTCAATGTCGAAGACGTTTGCTAGACATGCAACGCACAGGGTAAACGGTCAAATGAGTGGCGGAACGGGAAACCAATAACAATTTATGGTTTTGGACTGTAGTCCCCGCTAGCATAAAATTTCGTACATGTTCAATTCGTACCGGAGTCATTTCTGTCTATTTTGTTAGAATCGAATAACTTTGCTTACCTGCTGTTCTTTGATGGTGATCTTTGGTTTCTCGTTTATCACTTCCATAGAGACGGGCTCAGCAGTGCCCTGCCTCTGTGTTGGTCCATCCTTCTCCTCTACAGCCACTGGCAGCCCACCATGTGTGTTGGGTTGTCTGTCCAACAAGCTGTCCGGTGGAGTTTCGGGACTAACCACAGCGGTAGTGCATGGGAGTCTCGCGGCCGCCGACAAGGTTGTCAGGTGTGCTCTCATCGTGTCGACTGTGCAGGCGTCTTCCCACACGGCCAGGTGCGACACCTGTTACACGAAGTAAGAGAGCCGTTACTACCCCCTCCAATCTATGTAACGTAGGTCCTATTTTAATGCACAAGCTTTTTTGAGTCGACTCAGTGGAGtcaactcaggactgtgcaaagagaaccctaggccacagAAGTAACGTTTTCCAGAAGGAAAACTCCACATTAGCAGCCTAAActtcctcacacacagccccaagtTGACTCAGAAAATATGTGTGTAAATCCGGAGTATGGTGTCCTCTAAGAAACTGAAGCAATACGATGTCATCTTCATCGGACATAGATTCGAGCACTTGTCTCTGTATGCATAGTTCTAACACAGTCATAGAATACAAGATAAGCAGCATCTACTATCTCCGTGTGATTGGACAACAAGATCCAACAAGGTCacatgtacatacctggggGCCCcaaatcaactttgaccttagtcttcccaagacctacccacataccaaatatcatcataatccatccagaggttcttgagttatgctgactacagaatccggaaacacacacacacacacacacatacacacacacacacacacacacacacacacacacacacacacacacacacacacacacacacacacacacacagacagacacacacacacacacacacacacaaacacacaaacacgccaaaaaactatacctccattttttacGTCGGTAACAAGGATTAGCAACAGTACCTCTGCGTTCCTGATAAAGGGCAAGATGGAGCTGGGATGACCGTTCACGTCCATCCATTTATGGCGCCTGTTGACAGCGTTCACCAACGGGGCTGACTGGGCCGACGCCTGGCGATCCTTCAAGGATTCGCAGCTTTCGCCGCCCGACGGAATGCTGTTGAAAAGGATTTGGCCGGTTGCAAGGGACCGTTTTGAAGCACTAGCAAGCGAAGGACAAAAGCGTCCAATCAGGGAACGGCCTAGAGGCAACATTTTCTCTGTTTGAGGTTAACCTTCTCTTACTCGAACAAATGACTGGAACACTGCGATCAGTCGCATTTGTTTGTGAGACGTATCTAGGTGCCGTGTTCTAGAACCCACGGCACTATTACGCGATATAGTATGTGTCATCCTTTGTCATTAAAAACTTGTTCTAGAGCTATTACATGCACTAGTAACTTACCTTGTACAACCACAAGTCTTTCTATGCTACCTTTCTTCGTCATCGTGCGATTTCGCAACAGTTCTACTGATCTATATTTCATATGTTCATGTGTGATTCTTAAGCGTGAGTTCGTTGTTTGTTGACAAGTTGCGGAAAGTTTTATCGCTGCTTTTGATGAACGAAAATTATGAAACGAACAAATGTCAAGTGGACATTGCCAAAGTTTGTATGACAGTAGAGTAAGGTTAGTGGTTACAGTAGAAGTGACCTCGACCCCCATTTTCTCTAAAGATGTTTTACGTACTCCATCGTAAAAACGTGACCTCTTTGCAACATGGCGCAATATGATCACCTAATATCAGAGACGCCCTGACAGAAACAAAGTTCTACTTTCGCGCCAACGCATCACGCGTCTAGTTATTCATCGCCAAGCAGATATTAGGAGAAGAAATATTGTTCTCTTGCACCACCGTTTATTTCCCAAGATTAACCACGCGTGTGATAGCAAGAAAATTGTTCGGTATGGTTTCCTCCAGGTTCTGAAGAACTAGTCATACCGCATCGTTAGAAATGTCTAGAACTGCGTTTTTTCACAACTAGCCCCCTTAGCAGGCTTGCGAGTGTGAATTTGTGTGCTTATTGTATGCTGTTAACTGATTCTATGTCAGCTCTTATATTGTACACGGTTTCTTGTTCCACCGGTCCCGAGAGCACACAAAAACTCAACTCCTAagtctgctaaggaggctataCACAACCCATACAATGTAAGCGGCCATATCCTGAAGCTAGACATGTTTTGACATCTTTGCATGAGTTATGCACTGTTAAGTTTCCAGAACATGCTGCATTTTCTTTGGTTAGCATAACCTAGCGGTCGCAGTGTTAATACGTGACTTGAAGTCAAGTGGTGTACACGAACAGTGTTTGCTTAGGACAGAAATATTCACGTTCTGTGTTCACAGCACGCGCGATCAATCACAGAACGTCAATCACACAAAGTTATAAAATCCGCATCTTCCAAGGCTTCATTCCCTTCGCATGCCAGAAGTGGTTTCGCACACACCACGGAAGGACAAAAAGGCGCACAGATGCatccttcaagttcaactgcCCCATCTTTCGCCACGGGGTTTCGACAGATCTTCTACCTCGTCTCTCCAACTGAGACCACATTTGAAACCTTGGAGGAAGTTCCAAACTATGTGAAACAGGTAACATATCAGTTATATTATCGTTAACGTTGTTCAAATTGAACAGATGTTTTAAGTCAATAAGAAGCGTgcttgacattgacattgacattgccGTTGCAAGGACGGATTCCATTGGTTGTAAGGAcgcatttcattcatttcaaaaCTGAAGAACGCGTAgttgtaataagaaaatgtatAGATAGCCATGGCAGTTTCCCACTTTTCCGTGCTAACTCCTTCAGTCAAGAGCTGTGTTCAGTCTGACCAAATTCTGTTTCTCAAGACCGACCACCCAAGATTCACGTGCTCAGTACGTGATCACCTTACACGGCACGTGAAACGAGATAAGAAAATCTTCCCGTGCTGAGTTACGCGAAAATCTGTTCACGCACCTTGGCTGCTTGTAGCTGCATGTGCACAAAACGACAAAATAGCTCGTTCATTGCCTCCTTTCATTTTGATTTCTGAGTTCCTTTACATATATGTTTGCAGAATAGAATGAAATTAACGCGGCTTCGTTTCATGAAAAGTCCTTTTGAAGAAAGAAGAACGTTCAGGTAAAAGTTAGCATTCCCTGATTGAACGGCGGTGGCTGgttgtcaaacaatgggacccgggatctaaccctgggttgtgcccagagacatgttcgaacttgcgccccgacgttgtgcccttgggaaaggcacttaacacgactttcctcacttcactcaagtgtaaatgagtacctagctcattttgggtaagggacgtccctcggataggacgttaaatggaggtcccgtgtttggggagagccacatcccgcgcacgttaaagaacccaccacacctttcgaaaaagagtaggggcatgccccggtgtgcgatggtccaaatcttacagtccggtctgggatgacatcttgaaaaggtgatagttcacctgttatgtcaatccttccacaaaatgtggtaaatcaaaataaataaaatagatTGAACCAGGCAGTTTGTAGCTCTTTGTCAGATATTAGAACTTATATACGTATATGTTAAGGTCTCTGCTATTTTGATGGAATTCTCAGTAGCGccatactttttttctaaaacagaCGGCAACTCATCGTCTAAGACCGTGGAAGGTTGTTTTTCCAAGTTCTGTGTCCAAATACCGTTTGAGTATCCATAGGGCCCCATCCCTAAGGTCCAAAGTATGAACAAAATTCATAAACACGTCTTGCGTTCTGATCTCATATAACGCTAAGGTAGTTAAGTTAAGCGcaaataaaacgtgttttaTGATGCTTAATTGTTTACAAAGTAAATAGATTGCACAACATCACGTGAGGTGGCTGGAGTCATTGGGCAAGGT comes from Branchiostoma lanceolatum isolate klBraLanc5 chromosome 2, klBraLanc5.hap2, whole genome shotgun sequence and encodes:
- the LOC136426711 gene encoding uncharacterized protein, giving the protein MEVINEKPKITIKEQQEAVVQVLETIIDHSFYGEGTPWSREEENRLLLNHVADLSVSERDLREQARAIFKKHGYLKAVWMERAVTVVKKLFRVRKSRRIIFRHLRAMESWDRRGACELEREKRLTLITLRLEHEADVMEKKEKQRLKNFRSFLRSLGEMLSVWYAGG